The proteins below are encoded in one region of Patescibacteria group bacterium:
- a CDS encoding glycosyltransferase family 39 protein, whose protein sequence is MIAKWLHWLDNNILAVLAGFLLVFIPLYPKWPLFDILYGYNVRVRLEDFFVAATIVIFLLWILRRKIKLVFNAVSLGLIGYLVIGLLSVITAIFIIQTVPLQYLFAGKTFLHWLRRAEYFSLFFVFFASIRSMKALKIYLGLFFLTLLGVIIYGYGQKYLYWPAFSTMNREFAKGWWLYLTAHARVLSTFGGHYDLAGYLVIALTLCWSFLFGLKNKLAKLGIVLLLAGGFWLLILTASRISFAGYMLGLSVVIFLWTFKKGLGWGVSRWAAAAFLSILLMLSFGDLSSRFLTLFKFADRFSAVREILLRPAGNAPTQNATFLENNIAAVTTPSDQPPTPMKPSDVTGNEIPLLMPKKTASGATVLVPTQRTYSQNALMFDLSTGIRFDTTWPRAIAGFEMDPLLGKGYATLSQANKYDYTEGESTDNDYLRALGETGFLGFAAFFGTLLVMAWIAFRSLGGIRDPLLYSLVAGFIGLIGGLLVNATMIDIFESSKVAYVFWGVSGMTLGSLYLTREKIKTNMEPLRIEFSFKNFLARVKKFLLSDFLWVAVIAVVALSIRTYKINSPIADWHSWRQADTSAVTRDFLRNKTINWLYPTYDDLSSMASGKPNPLGIRFVEFPIYNAASLFVDRILADWTVEAAGRLTSALATAIGAVFIFLLCRRFLSRRIAYLAAGLFAVLPYNIYFGRTVLPDPSMVAASLGALWFASSYVFSQRKRYLVLALILAIVALLIKPYAAFLLIPLAYFWLVGFGLNWRQWAILGLFGIISLVPLLLWRWWMQQYPAGIPANDWLLNGDGIRFKGAFWYWIFADRIGREILGYWGLILLGLGLVRNTAGKYKYFPLVLFAGSLLYLTIFATGNVRHDYYQILIIPSLVILAAMGLDFLLSQNFRSKILAVITVLFMLAFGWYFIKDYYNINHPEIVEAGQRVRELTDWRAKVIAPYDGDTAFLYQTDRKGWPIMDGSLDKLINEGAQYYVSVNLDDQTKKIMADAWPVWEIKPVTNKKFYPYKLLAQTDKYVIIQLVPDSELPK, encoded by the coding sequence ATGATAGCCAAATGGCTGCATTGGCTGGACAATAATATTCTGGCGGTTTTAGCCGGATTCTTGCTGGTTTTTATTCCTCTTTACCCGAAGTGGCCGCTGTTTGACATTTTGTACGGTTACAATGTTCGAGTCAGGCTTGAAGATTTCTTTGTGGCGGCGACCATTGTGATTTTTCTGCTCTGGATATTGCGCCGGAAAATCAAACTTGTTTTTAACGCCGTTTCACTTGGGCTGATCGGATATTTAGTCATCGGATTGCTCTCGGTAATCACGGCAATATTTATTATCCAGACGGTCCCCTTGCAATATCTTTTTGCCGGAAAAACCTTCCTGCACTGGCTGCGCCGGGCCGAGTACTTTTCCTTATTTTTCGTTTTCTTTGCTTCAATAAGATCTATGAAGGCGCTGAAAATATACCTGGGACTATTTTTTCTGACCCTGTTGGGCGTGATTATCTATGGCTACGGACAAAAATATCTGTATTGGCCGGCTTTCTCCACAATGAATCGGGAATTTGCCAAAGGCTGGTGGTTATATCTCACGGCTCACGCCCGGGTTCTTTCGACTTTCGGCGGGCACTACGACCTGGCCGGGTATCTGGTGATTGCCCTGACGCTTTGCTGGAGTTTCCTTTTTGGTTTAAAGAATAAGCTGGCAAAATTGGGGATTGTCTTGCTTCTGGCCGGAGGTTTTTGGCTGTTAATTCTTACGGCTTCGCGGATTTCCTTTGCTGGATATATGCTGGGGCTGTCGGTGGTTATCTTTCTTTGGACCTTTAAAAAAGGGTTGGGTTGGGGGGTAAGCCGTTGGGCAGCGGCGGCATTTTTAAGTATCTTATTAATGCTCTCGTTCGGAGACCTGTCTTCAAGATTTCTGACTCTTTTTAAGTTTGCTGACAGGTTCTCTGCTGTGCGGGAAATTTTGTTAAGGCCTGCCGGCAATGCCCCGACCCAAAACGCCACGTTTTTGGAAAATAATATCGCGGCGGTAACGACTCCTTCTGACCAGCCGCCAACACCAATGAAGCCCAGTGATGTCACCGGAAACGAAATCCCCCTTTTAATGCCGAAAAAGACTGCCAGTGGAGCTACGGTTTTAGTGCCGACACAAAGGACTTATTCACAAAACGCTTTAATGTTCGACTTGTCTACCGGTATCAGGTTTGATACGACCTGGCCCCGGGCGATTGCCGGTTTTGAGATGGATCCGCTTTTGGGAAAAGGCTATGCAACCCTTAGCCAGGCAAACAAATATGACTATACTGAAGGAGAATCGACGGACAATGACTATCTGCGGGCTTTGGGAGAAACCGGATTCTTAGGTTTCGCGGCCTTTTTTGGAACTTTATTAGTGATGGCCTGGATCGCATTTCGCAGCCTTGGAGGGATACGGGATCCGCTCTTATATTCGCTGGTTGCCGGCTTCATCGGCCTGATCGGCGGGCTTTTGGTAAACGCTACTATGATCGATATTTTCGAATCCAGTAAGGTTGCTTATGTCTTCTGGGGGGTGTCCGGGATGACTCTTGGGTCACTTTATTTAACCCGGGAAAAAATTAAGACGAATATGGAACCGCTACGAATTGAATTTTCTTTCAAAAATTTCCTCGCCCGGGTGAAAAAGTTTCTGTTGTCCGATTTTCTCTGGGTGGCGGTTATCGCAGTTGTTGCGTTGTCGATCCGGACTTACAAAATTAATTCGCCGATTGCCGACTGGCATTCCTGGCGCCAGGCGGATACTTCGGCCGTGACCCGGGATTTCTTGCGCAACAAAACCATTAATTGGCTGTATCCGACATACGACGACCTTTCTTCCATGGCTTCGGGAAAACCCAATCCGCTGGGTATAAGATTTGTGGAGTTCCCCATATATAATGCCGCGTCACTTTTTGTTGACCGGATACTAGCCGACTGGACCGTAGAGGCGGCTGGGCGGCTTACCTCAGCTTTGGCGACGGCAATTGGAGCAGTATTTATTTTTCTGCTCTGTCGGCGGTTTTTGTCCCGGCGGATCGCCTACCTGGCCGCCGGTCTATTTGCCGTTTTACCGTACAATATCTATTTCGGCAGGACCGTTTTGCCTGATCCTTCGATGGTAGCCGCCTCGCTTGGGGCCTTGTGGTTTGCCAGTTCCTATGTTTTCTCCCAAAGGAAAAGATATCTTGTTCTGGCTCTGATTTTGGCGATTGTCGCCTTGCTAATTAAACCTTATGCAGCTTTTCTGTTGATTCCCTTGGCCTACTTTTGGTTAGTGGGATTCGGCTTAAACTGGCGACAATGGGCGATTTTAGGTCTTTTCGGGATCATTTCATTGGTGCCATTACTTCTCTGGCGCTGGTGGATGCAGCAGTATCCGGCTGGCATACCGGCCAACGACTGGCTGCTTAACGGTGACGGGATCAGATTTAAAGGAGCTTTCTGGTATTGGATCTTTGCTGACCGGATCGGACGGGAAATTTTGGGATACTGGGGGTTGATCTTACTTGGTCTTGGGTTGGTAAGAAATACCGCCGGCAAGTACAAATATTTCCCTCTGGTTTTGTTTGCCGGCAGTCTTTTATATTTAACTATTTTTGCGACTGGCAATGTCCGGCATGATTACTACCAGATTTTAATTATCCCCTCGCTGGTAATTTTGGCTGCCATGGGACTGGACTTTCTGCTATCACAAAATTTCCGGAGCAAAATTCTGGCAGTCATTACTGTTTTGTTCATGCTGGCTTTCGGCTGGTACTTTATCAAAGACTATTACAACATCAATCATCCGGAAATTGTCGAAGCCGGGCAGAGAGTTCGGGAGCTGACGGATTGGCGGGCCAAAGTAATTGCGCCCTATGACGGCGATACCGCCTTTCTTTACCAAACTGACCGCAAAGGTTGGCCGATCATGGACGGGAGCCTTGATAAATTGATAAATGAAGGAGCACAGTATTATGTCAGCGTTAATTTGGACGACCAGACTAAAAAGATCATGGCTGACGCGTGGCCGGTTTGGGAAATCAAACCCGTCACCAATAAAAAGTTCTACCCTTACAAGCTTCTGGCTCAAACGGACAAGTATGTAATTATCCAGCTGGTCCCCGACAGCGAGCTTCCCAAGTAA